In Methanothrix sp., a genomic segment contains:
- a CDS encoding DegT/DnrJ/EryC1/StrS aminotransferase family protein, which yields MRDFISIAKPTVGEEEIEAVGEVLRSGMLTQGEKVKNFEDEFSEYLGVDHSIAVGNGTIALDLALKGLGIRAGDEVISPAFTFIATANAILYQGAVPVFADVDRKTFNIDPDDLAEKITPRTRAVIGVHLYGQPIDLKAVAQICEDHKIALVEDCAQAHGARYKDEMVGSFGTGCFSFYPTKNMTTGEGGMITTNDDALANRLRLLRNHGDSGKYNHISLGYNYRMTNIQGAIGSVQLKRLEGFIARRIENARALNNTIKIDGLRVPFQMADVRHVYNQYVLMVEDDSPVSREKLMEYLQASGIATAVHYPKAVYEQPLYREMGLGKDICPVSEDISRRVMSLPVHPSLSASDLEYIADTLNCFED from the coding sequence ATGAGAGATTTTATTTCCATAGCCAAGCCCACAGTGGGCGAAGAGGAGATCGAAGCAGTGGGAGAGGTGCTGAGGAGTGGCATGCTCACTCAGGGGGAGAAGGTCAAGAATTTTGAAGATGAATTCAGCGAGTACCTGGGAGTGGACCATTCCATCGCCGTCGGCAACGGCACCATCGCCCTGGACCTGGCCCTGAAGGGCCTTGGCATCAGAGCGGGAGATGAGGTCATCTCCCCGGCATTCACCTTCATTGCCACAGCCAATGCCATCCTCTACCAAGGTGCAGTTCCTGTCTTTGCAGACGTGGACCGGAAGACATTCAATATCGATCCAGACGATCTTGCAGAGAAGATCACACCCCGCACCCGGGCAGTGATCGGGGTCCATCTCTACGGCCAGCCCATCGACCTGAAGGCTGTGGCCCAGATCTGTGAGGATCATAAGATCGCCCTGGTGGAGGATTGCGCCCAGGCCCATGGTGCGAGATATAAAGATGAGATGGTGGGCTCATTTGGAACCGGCTGTTTCTCCTTTTATCCCACCAAGAACATGACCACCGGCGAGGGCGGCATGATCACCACCAACGATGACGCCCTGGCGAATCGTCTGCGTCTGCTCAGAAATCATGGCGACAGCGGAAAGTACAACCACATATCACTGGGCTACAACTACCGGATGACCAACATCCAGGGAGCCATAGGCTCAGTCCAGCTCAAGCGGCTGGAGGGCTTTATCGCCAGAAGGATCGAAAATGCCAGGGCTCTGAATAATACGATCAAGATCGATGGGCTGAGAGTGCCCTTCCAGATGGCAGATGTACGCCATGTCTACAATCAATATGTCCTCATGGTGGAGGATGACTCTCCCGTCTCCAGGGAAAAGCTGATGGAGTACCTCCAGGCCAGTGGCATCGCCACTGCCGTCCATTACCCCAAAGCGGTATATGAGCAGCCCCTCTACCGGGAGATGGGATTGGGCAAGGATATCTGCCCGGTATCCGAGGATATCTCCCGCCGGGTGATGAGCCTGCCCGTCCACCCCTCGTTGAGCGCCTCTGACCTTGAGTATATAGCCGATACCCTAAATTGTTTCGAGGATTGA
- a CDS encoding Gfo/Idh/MocA family protein has translation MDVGVLGVGAMGRNHVRVYSELKGVDTVYVYDPVQENAQRASEFATVCRSSEELLARAEAVSICVPTRYHFELAREAVKAGVNCLIEKPITLTVQEGERLLEEIEKSDLTVGVGHIERFNPIVEEIKKIAQRPDYVSIKRHNPTSNRITDASVVEDLMIHDIDIVFNVLFKGVEDYHIFSAGSRNVCEAMAVFSDSVVSISASRLSSKKFRTFYVEAEEFTTEGDFMTQEVYIYRKPGKYRVEGERYLQENIIEKVLVAKVEPLKVELKTFLDCIRQDKSFPVTPQEGLKNLEICERIKSGLKSGLKAEKGLQ, from the coding sequence ATGGACGTTGGTGTTTTAGGTGTCGGGGCCATGGGAAGAAACCATGTGCGGGTCTACTCTGAGCTGAAGGGAGTGGACACAGTCTACGTCTACGATCCAGTACAAGAGAACGCCCAGCGCGCCAGCGAGTTCGCCACCGTCTGCAGGAGCTCTGAGGAGCTTTTGGCCAGGGCGGAGGCAGTAAGCATCTGCGTTCCCACTCGCTACCACTTCGAGCTGGCCAGGGAGGCCGTAAAGGCAGGGGTCAACTGCCTGATCGAGAAGCCCATCACTTTGACAGTACAGGAGGGAGAGCGGCTCTTGGAAGAGATCGAGAAGAGCGATCTGACAGTGGGGGTGGGCCATATCGAGAGGTTCAATCCCATTGTAGAGGAGATCAAGAAGATCGCTCAGCGGCCGGACTATGTCTCCATCAAGAGGCATAACCCCACCTCCAACCGCATAACCGATGCCTCGGTGGTCGAGGATCTCATGATCCACGATATAGATATCGTCTTCAATGTCCTCTTCAAAGGGGTGGAGGATTATCATATATTCAGCGCCGGCAGCCGCAATGTCTGCGAGGCGATGGCGGTCTTCTCTGATTCAGTGGTCTCGATCTCCGCCAGCCGCCTCTCCTCCAAGAAGTTTCGCACCTTCTATGTGGAGGCGGAGGAGTTCACCACCGAGGGCGATTTCATGACTCAGGAGGTATATATCTACCGAAAACCGGGGAAATACCGGGTGGAGGGTGAGAGATATCTGCAGGAGAACATCATCGAGAAGGTGCTGGTGGCTAAGGTCGAGCCCCTGAAGGTGGAGCTGAAGACCTTCCTGGACTGCATAAGGCAGGATAAGAGCTTTCCGGTAACCCCCCAAGAGGGGCTGAAGAACCTGGAGATCTGCGAGAGGATCAAATCGGGATTGAAATCGGGATTGAAAGCAGAGAAGGGATTGCAGTGA
- a CDS encoding acyltransferase: MVESDSIGEGTKIWHFAHVRQGSRIGRDCNIGKSVYIDTGAVVGDNVKIQNFVSVYQGVRIEDDVFVGPSATFTNDLYPRAFIWDQEHVSATRICRGASIGANATIICGITVGEYAMIGAGSVVAEDVPPYALILGNPGRQRGWVCRCGHRLNMILHDEGSRTLYRCSSCGRDVEIAKKA, translated from the coding sequence ATAGTGGAGAGCGATTCAATAGGCGAGGGGACGAAGATCTGGCACTTCGCCCATGTGCGCCAGGGCTCCAGGATCGGCCGGGACTGCAACATCGGCAAGAGCGTCTACATCGACACCGGTGCAGTGGTGGGGGACAATGTGAAGATCCAGAACTTCGTCTCCGTCTACCAGGGGGTGAGGATCGAGGATGATGTCTTTGTCGGACCATCGGCCACATTCACCAACGACCTATATCCCCGCGCCTTCATCTGGGACCAAGAGCACGTCTCAGCTACCAGGATCTGCCGGGGGGCAAGCATCGGGGCCAATGCCACTATTATATGCGGCATAACAGTAGGCGAGTATGCCATGATCGGAGCGGGAAGCGTTGTGGCTGAGGATGTACCACCCTATGCCCTGATCCTGGGCAATCCGGGCCGGCAGAGGGGTTGGGTCTGCCGCTGCGGCCACCGTCTGAACATGATCCTGCACGACGAGGGCAGCAGGACTCTGTATAGATGTTCATCCTGCGGAAGGGATGTGGAGATCGCAAAGAAGGCATAA
- a CDS encoding nucleotide sugar dehydrogenase: MEISDKRAEIAVIGLGNAGLPLAAVIADRGMAVLGVDINEERCRQINQGANPIPEEKGLGELIAQHGGRSLIATTDFEDARGCKSFIVIVPLLVDESNHPDFSIMDKALQSLGRILKKGDLVVLETTFPPGTTSGRVRRLLCESSGLAEGEFFLAYSPERIMTGYSISRLREFPKVIGGADEESGLVAYQLYRQFISNLHLVSSASVAEMTKVMEGCYRDVNIALANELYKICQDLGVDFFEAREMACHQFCHIHLPSTGVGGHCIPVYPWFLIKEMERREAFDKCRLLHTSRIINDDMIHYWAERILLQCLRINKPLSDIKICIKGITFRAGVREFYHSRNLALAKLLCDRGLNVYVADPLLDESEVAARGFRSINPDEADLVFDPFQLSFEPGRASQD; encoded by the coding sequence ATGGAGATATCCGATAAGAGAGCAGAGATAGCAGTCATAGGCCTTGGCAATGCCGGTCTGCCCCTGGCTGCAGTCATCGCCGACAGAGGCATGGCTGTCTTGGGGGTGGACATAAATGAAGAACGCTGCCGGCAGATAAACCAGGGAGCAAATCCCATCCCCGAGGAGAAGGGACTGGGAGAGCTGATAGCCCAACACGGAGGGAGGAGCCTCATTGCCACAACAGATTTTGAGGATGCCAGAGGATGCAAGAGCTTCATAGTGATCGTCCCTCTGCTGGTGGACGAGAGCAATCATCCCGATTTCTCGATTATGGATAAGGCCCTGCAGTCTTTGGGCCGGATACTGAAGAAGGGAGATCTGGTGGTCCTGGAGACCACTTTCCCCCCGGGGACGACATCGGGAAGGGTCAGAAGACTGCTGTGCGAGAGCAGCGGCCTTGCAGAGGGAGAATTCTTCCTGGCCTACTCCCCGGAGAGGATAATGACCGGATACAGCATCTCCCGGCTGAGGGAGTTTCCCAAGGTGATCGGGGGCGCAGATGAGGAGAGCGGCCTGGTGGCATATCAGCTCTACCGGCAGTTCATCTCCAACCTTCATCTGGTCTCATCGGCCAGTGTGGCGGAGATGACCAAGGTGATGGAGGGCTGCTACCGGGATGTGAACATCGCCCTCGCCAATGAGCTTTATAAGATCTGCCAGGATCTTGGAGTCGACTTCTTCGAGGCAAGAGAGATGGCCTGCCATCAGTTCTGTCACATCCACCTGCCCTCTACTGGTGTAGGGGGACACTGCATTCCTGTCTATCCCTGGTTCTTGATCAAAGAGATGGAAAGGAGGGAGGCCTTCGACAAATGCCGCCTCCTTCATACCTCTCGCATCATCAATGATGATATGATCCATTACTGGGCGGAGAGGATATTGCTGCAATGCCTGAGGATCAACAAACCTCTATCTGATATCAAGATCTGCATCAAGGGCATAACCTTCCGGGCTGGTGTGCGGGAGTTCTATCACAGCAGAAACCTGGCGCTGGCAAAGCTTCTCTGCGATAGAGGTCTCAATGTCTATGTGGCCGATCCACTGCTCGATGAGTCAGAGGTGGCAGCCAGAGGCTTCAGGAGCATCAATCCAGACGAGGCTGACCTGGTCTTCGACCCCTTCCAGCTCAGCTTCGAGCCTGGAAGAGCATCTCAGGACTGA
- a CDS encoding acylphosphatase, with protein sequence MHSVTAYVSGKVQQVGYRSRVLAAARALDITGYVTNLPDGRVKIVAEGAKADLDRFLRSVRIENTLIAVTDISIEYSEPKGCYDSFYKITGEGETDTRLDTAANYLKELIVAVREGFSAVNSKLDTIISGQADLMEGQNRLVEGQNRLVEGQNSLVEGQNSLVEGQNRLVEGQNSLVEGQNSLVEGQNHLVEGQNRLVEGQNHLVEGQNHLVEGQNRLVEGQNRLVEGQNSLVEGQNRLVEGQNSLVEGQNSLVEGQKCLAERFESGMERLAERFDASLENTAERIEVGQEHLVVRVEESAESIVAEVRGLRSDLEGREERMARLQGDVSEIKAKIAR encoded by the coding sequence ATGCATAGTGTGACAGCTTATGTCTCAGGAAAGGTGCAGCAGGTGGGATACAGGTCTCGAGTTCTGGCCGCCGCCCGGGCGCTCGATATCACAGGCTATGTCACGAACCTACCGGATGGTAGGGTTAAGATCGTTGCAGAGGGCGCTAAGGCCGATCTTGATAGATTCCTCAGATCGGTGAGGATAGAGAACACACTCATCGCTGTTACAGATATCAGCATTGAGTATTCAGAGCCAAAGGGCTGCTATGATAGTTTTTATAAGATCACCGGCGAAGGAGAGACAGATACCCGGCTGGACACAGCAGCCAACTACCTCAAAGAGCTGATAGTCGCTGTCCGAGAGGGATTCTCCGCTGTTAACTCCAAGCTCGACACGATAATCTCCGGACAGGCAGATCTGATGGAGGGGCAGAACCGCCTGGTAGAGGGGCAGAACCGTCTGGTGGAAGGGCAGAACAGCCTGGTGGAGGGGCAGAACAGCCTGGTGGAGGGGCAGAACCGTCTGGTGGAAGGGCAGAACAGCCTGGTGGAGGGGCAGAACAGCCTGGTGGAGGGGCAGAACCACCTGGTGGAGGGGCAGAACCGTCTGGTGGAGGGGCAGAACCACCTGGTGGAGGGGCAGAACCACCTGGTGGAGGGGCAGAACCGTCTGGTGGAAGGGCAGAACCGTCTGGTGGAGGGGCAGAACAGCCTGGTGGAGGGGCAGAACCGTCTGGTGGAAGGGCAGAACAGCCTGGTGGAAGGGCAGAACAGCCTGGTGGAGGGGCAGAAATGTTTGGCGGAGAGGTTCGAATCAGGCATGGAAAGACTGGCAGAGAGGTTCGATGCGAGCCTTGAGAATACAGCCGAAAGGATTGAGGTTGGCCAGGAGCATCTTGTGGTTAGGGTTGAAGAGAGTGCCGAGAGCATCGTCGCCGAAGTACGGGGCCTGCGATCAGACCTGGAGGGCCGGGAGGAGAGGATGGCGAGGCTGCAGGGAGATGTCTCGGAGATCAAGGCGAAGATTGCCCGCTGA
- a CDS encoding glycosyltransferase has translation MKILLLANQPERTTRLRMFTGTLQSQGHEVVVPSFGTRNWISIAGQAKRMVMEEKPDVVHIFNVPDVIYHGFAGLRGKGYQRLIYDYRSPWGVEFAQTFKAPGKLFAERFERELARAADIITTVNEPLQEKVREYAPGKRVHIIPNYPQRSFCQEVSDIEGGEHAIRQEKGPIIFIGRVCTQEGIGRLLELARAIPEREFWIVGGGPFARYYLWRRPANVIDLGWQPHEKVAALLGKASLCLIPREENALTPYSTDKSVWKLNEYLALGKVVVASGVTMIEKRKNLVIVPSRDLERAVRDNLAREPEPMSREDYRFWDMNDQVIREVYESL, from the coding sequence TTGAAGATACTGCTTTTGGCCAACCAGCCGGAGAGGACCACCAGGCTGAGGATGTTCACAGGCACCCTTCAGTCCCAGGGGCATGAGGTCGTTGTCCCCAGCTTCGGCACAAGGAACTGGATCAGCATCGCCGGTCAGGCGAAGAGGATGGTCATGGAGGAAAAGCCGGATGTGGTTCATATCTTCAACGTCCCGGATGTGATCTATCATGGCTTTGCCGGACTGCGGGGAAAGGGCTACCAGAGGCTGATCTACGACTACCGCTCCCCCTGGGGGGTGGAGTTCGCTCAGACCTTTAAAGCTCCGGGGAAGCTGTTTGCCGAGCGCTTCGAAAGGGAGCTGGCAAGAGCGGCTGATATCATCACCACTGTCAATGAGCCCTTGCAGGAGAAGGTGAGAGAGTATGCCCCGGGAAAGAGGGTCCATATCATCCCCAACTATCCACAGCGTTCCTTCTGCCAGGAGGTCAGCGATATCGAGGGAGGAGAGCATGCCATCCGGCAGGAGAAGGGGCCGATAATATTCATTGGCAGGGTCTGCACCCAGGAGGGAATCGGAAGGCTGCTGGAATTGGCGCGGGCCATTCCAGAGAGGGAGTTTTGGATTGTAGGCGGCGGCCCCTTCGCCCGCTATTATCTGTGGAGAAGGCCGGCAAACGTCATAGATCTGGGCTGGCAGCCTCATGAAAAGGTGGCGGCACTGCTAGGCAAAGCCAGCCTATGCCTGATTCCCCGCGAGGAGAATGCTCTCACCCCCTACTCCACAGATAAGAGCGTCTGGAAGCTCAATGAGTATCTGGCTCTGGGCAAGGTGGTGGTGGCATCGGGGGTGACTATGATCGAGAAGAGAAAGAACCTGGTGATTGTGCCCTCCCGCGATCTGGAGAGGGCGGTGAGAGATAACCTGGCAAGAGAGCCTGAACCGATGTCCAGGGAGGATTATCGATTCTGGGACATGAACGATCAGGTCATTCGTGAGGTCTACGAGAGCCTGTGA
- a CDS encoding 2-amino-3,7-dideoxy-D-threo-hept-6-ulosonate synthase: MSKIGKAIRLERILDRKTRRTVIIPMDHGISVGPIAGLIDMPATVDKVAEGGANAVLGHMGLPLHGHRGYGRDVGLIIHLSASSSLGPDPNHKVLVTDVEDAIRVGADAVSIHINIGADDEAEMLHDLGRVARSCDRWGMPLLAMMYPRGPKVGSEHDVEHVKLAARIGSELGADIVKTNYTGSPDTFREVVRGCSVPVIIAGGPRMDTERDLLQMVYDAVQVGGAGVAFGRNVFQAENPTLLVRRLCKVVHEGYTPDEAEGVAL; encoded by the coding sequence ATGAGCAAGATCGGAAAGGCGATCCGTCTGGAGCGCATACTGGATCGCAAGACACGCAGAACGGTCATCATTCCCATGGACCATGGGATCTCTGTGGGACCCATAGCCGGGCTGATAGATATGCCGGCCACAGTAGACAAAGTGGCAGAAGGAGGAGCTAACGCCGTCCTGGGACATATGGGCCTGCCATTGCACGGCCACCGGGGGTACGGCAGGGATGTGGGATTGATCATTCATCTCTCTGCATCCAGCTCCCTGGGCCCAGATCCAAATCACAAGGTTCTGGTGACCGATGTTGAGGACGCTATAAGGGTGGGTGCAGATGCTGTGAGCATCCACATCAACATCGGCGCCGATGATGAGGCAGAGATGCTGCATGACCTGGGGAGGGTGGCACGAAGCTGCGATCGGTGGGGAATGCCTCTTTTGGCCATGATGTATCCTCGCGGGCCGAAGGTGGGCTCCGAGCATGATGTGGAGCATGTGAAGCTTGCCGCCCGCATAGGCTCTGAGCTGGGGGCGGATATCGTTAAGACCAATTACACAGGCTCGCCAGATACCTTCCGGGAGGTAGTAAGAGGCTGCAGCGTGCCGGTGATCATCGCCGGCGGGCCGAGGATGGACACAGAAAGGGATCTATTGCAGATGGTCTATGATGCCGTGCAGGTCGGTGGAGCAGGGGTGGCCTTCGGGCGCAATGTCTTCCAGGCGGAGAATCCCACTCTGCTGGTAAGAAGGCTGTGCAAGGTCGTCCATGAGGGCTATACCCCGGATGAGGCGGAGGGGGTCGCCCTCTAG
- the wecB gene encoding non-hydrolyzing UDP-N-acetylglucosamine 2-epimerase, producing MKIATIVGARPNFIKLAPVSKQIRERDIDEVIVHTGQHYNYEMDRIFFDQMGIAAPDYHLGIGSGSHAFQTGEMLKKIEEVLQKEEPDAVIVFGDTNSTLAGGLAAAKLHIKCAHVEAGLRSFDKRMPEEINRVLVDHCSDLLLCPTQTAVDNLKREGIVENVHLTGDVMVDAQKDCERIAQSESHIIESLGLEIGDYYLATVHRASNTDDPQNLRAIAQALLELDDVVFPCHPRAEKCLREFGLWEDVSRKIRVIKPVGYLDMLVLEKNAKKIVTDSGGVQKEAYLLGIPCITLRESTEWTETVDDGWNILVPPGEDIASAIREFQPRHERQDVFGKGRASAMIVDLMEGLAGPGGS from the coding sequence ATGAAGATAGCAACCATAGTGGGGGCCCGGCCCAATTTCATCAAGCTGGCGCCAGTATCAAAGCAGATAAGAGAACGAGATATCGATGAGGTCATAGTCCATACCGGCCAGCACTACAACTATGAGATGGACAGAATATTCTTCGATCAGATGGGCATAGCAGCGCCTGACTATCACCTGGGCATAGGCTCTGGCAGCCATGCTTTTCAGACTGGCGAGATGCTCAAAAAGATAGAAGAGGTCTTGCAGAAGGAGGAGCCGGATGCGGTCATAGTATTCGGGGACACCAACTCCACCCTGGCCGGCGGACTGGCGGCGGCAAAGCTGCACATCAAGTGCGCCCATGTCGAGGCCGGGCTGAGGTCCTTTGATAAGAGGATGCCCGAAGAGATCAATCGGGTGCTGGTTGACCATTGTTCCGATCTGCTCCTCTGTCCAACCCAGACGGCAGTCGATAACCTGAAAAGAGAAGGGATCGTAGAGAATGTCCACCTAACTGGAGATGTGATGGTGGATGCGCAGAAGGATTGCGAGCGGATTGCCCAGAGCGAGTCCCATATCATTGAGAGCCTGGGGCTGGAGATCGGGGATTATTATCTGGCAACTGTCCACAGGGCATCGAACACAGACGATCCGCAGAATCTGAGGGCAATCGCCCAGGCCCTCCTGGAACTGGATGATGTGGTCTTTCCCTGCCATCCCCGAGCTGAGAAGTGCCTGAGGGAGTTCGGGCTGTGGGAAGATGTGAGCCGAAAGATCAGGGTGATCAAGCCGGTGGGTTACCTGGATATGCTTGTATTGGAGAAGAACGCCAAGAAGATCGTCACCGACTCGGGAGGGGTGCAGAAGGAGGCCTATCTATTGGGCATCCCCTGCATAACCCTGAGAGAGAGCACAGAATGGACAGAGACAGTAGACGATGGCTGGAATATCCTGGTCCCTCCGGGGGAGGATATCGCCTCTGCAATCAGGGAATTTCAGCCCAGGCATGAGCGCCAGGATGTATTCGGAAAGGGCAGGGCGAGTGCCATGATCGTTGACCTGATGGAGGGGCTGGCCGGGCCAGGTGGATCTTGA
- a CDS encoding SIMPL domain-containing protein: protein MIGDYMKWSVILFCTIATAVLSAAALGESYPLTVEGIGTVTVPADIVSISISVASSNENLSQAQSELEEEMNSVIIALKKAGVKDEEILPGQGSGISSFQSSSNVCRMVNNTTVCENTTESSVSLQRSAMVRLRSADEPRINRALDAARSAGANAYVVGYGLKDASGALAEARKEALADARRNAAALAEDAGGRLGKAMDIFTYPSLGIDYSYGSGSTRSGMVDVSARVMVTYEFIL from the coding sequence TTGATTGGGGATTATATGAAGTGGTCGGTTATATTGTTCTGTACTATAGCCACAGCCGTGCTCTCTGCAGCAGCACTGGGAGAGAGCTATCCTCTTACAGTTGAGGGGATAGGAACGGTTACCGTTCCGGCAGATATCGTGAGCATCTCCATCTCAGTGGCCAGCAGCAATGAGAATTTGAGCCAGGCCCAGTCTGAGTTGGAGGAGGAGATGAACAGTGTGATCATTGCTCTGAAGAAGGCGGGGGTTAAGGATGAGGAGATACTTCCCGGACAGGGAAGCGGCATATCCAGTTTCCAGTCATCAAGCAATGTCTGCAGGATGGTGAATAACACCACTGTATGCGAGAATACCACAGAGAGTTCAGTCTCTCTACAAAGATCGGCAATGGTTCGCCTGAGATCTGCTGATGAGCCCAGGATTAACAGGGCTCTGGATGCCGCCCGGTCGGCGGGAGCCAATGCCTATGTAGTGGGATACGGCCTGAAGGATGCAAGCGGCGCCCTGGCAGAAGCCCGCAAAGAAGCTCTGGCTGACGCCCGGAGAAATGCAGCTGCATTGGCAGAGGATGCTGGGGGAAGACTGGGGAAGGCCATGGATATCTTCACTTATCCCAGCCTGGGGATCGACTATTCCTATGGCAGCGGCTCGACCAGGAGCGGGATGGTGGATGTCAGCGCCAGGGTCATGGTGACCTATGAGTTTATTTTATAA
- the glmU gene encoding bifunctional sugar-1-phosphate nucleotidylyltransferase/acetyltransferase, giving the protein MQAIILAAGEGSRMRPLTARVAKVMLPLAGRPLLEHIVLRAKEAGIDRFVLVVGYAAGSVRDHFQDGRRLGVKIDYAIQAEQLGTAHALMAAESLASEQFIVLNGDVIPDIDALKELAKKEMAVSAFRVDDPRRYGVFLLQNGIFQSVVEKSDNPPSNLANAGIYLFKRWIFDELRALPRSSRGEYELTDGLNRAAKREAVEIVELKRWLEIGRPWDILEANAARLPEVEPRILGEVEAGATLKGRVSIGKGTVVRSGSYIVGPVLIGQDSDIGPNCYIRPACCIGDNVRIGNAVEIKNSAIMNGSKIGHLSYVGDSVIGEGCNLGAGTICSNLRHDKGSIKSYLKGEKTDSGRRKLGVIMGHEVMTGINTSIYPGTVIEPSYWGRPAEVIRGHCSSERAFK; this is encoded by the coding sequence ATGCAAGCGATAATTCTCGCTGCGGGCGAGGGAAGCAGGATGCGGCCCCTGACCGCAAGGGTGGCAAAGGTCATGCTCCCGCTGGCCGGCAGGCCGCTTCTTGAGCATATCGTTCTCCGGGCAAAAGAGGCAGGAATTGACAGATTCGTCCTGGTGGTGGGCTATGCCGCCGGCTCAGTGCGGGATCACTTCCAGGATGGCCGGCGCCTGGGGGTGAAGATAGACTACGCCATCCAGGCGGAACAGCTGGGAACTGCCCATGCCCTGATGGCGGCGGAGAGCCTGGCTTCAGAGCAGTTCATAGTACTGAACGGAGATGTTATTCCCGATATCGATGCCCTGAAGGAGCTGGCGAAAAAGGAGATGGCAGTCTCGGCGTTCAGGGTCGATGACCCACGTCGGTATGGAGTCTTTCTGCTGCAGAACGGCATCTTCCAGTCGGTGGTCGAGAAGAGCGACAACCCCCCCTCAAACCTGGCCAATGCCGGAATCTATCTCTTCAAGAGATGGATCTTCGATGAGCTGAGGGCCCTGCCCAGATCCTCCCGCGGGGAGTACGAGCTGACAGATGGCCTGAACCGGGCGGCAAAAAGAGAGGCCGTAGAGATAGTAGAGCTGAAGCGCTGGCTGGAGATCGGCCGCCCCTGGGACATCCTGGAGGCCAATGCCGCCCGTCTCCCGGAGGTTGAGCCCCGGATCCTGGGAGAGGTAGAAGCGGGAGCGACCTTGAAGGGGAGGGTATCCATTGGCAAAGGAACAGTCGTCCGCTCGGGATCCTACATCGTGGGGCCCGTCCTGATCGGCCAGGACTCTGATATCGGGCCCAACTGCTATATCCGGCCGGCGTGCTGCATAGGCGACAACGTCCGGATAGGCAATGCCGTGGAGATCAAAAACAGTGCCATTATGAACGGCAGCAAGATCGGCCATCTCTCCTATGTGGGAGACAGCGTCATCGGCGAGGGATGCAACCTCGGCGCAGGGACCATCTGCTCCAATCTGCGCCATGATAAGGGGAGCATAAAGTCCTACCTCAAAGGGGAAAAGACTGACAGCGGCAGACGCAAGCTGGGCGTGATCATGGGCCATGAGGTCATGACCGGGATCAACACCTCCATCTATCCGGGAACGGTAATCGAACCCTCCTACTGGGGCCGGCCGGCAGAGGTCATCCGGGGCCACTGCTCTTCAGAGAGGGCGTTTAAATAA